A region from the Cryptosporangium arvum DSM 44712 genome encodes:
- a CDS encoding DUF3159 domain-containing protein, which produces MTDHRARPTGDHTDQSSEAEQRRVEEALPASRAADIIAEEAAELVTGVPPGDPAPRRRVVITPPGAPAEAKADDGTKDDEQISIADQVREQLGGLRGLIESSLPVLVFVLANMATSLKPALWAAVGSAALIAAYRLIRKDSVRHALNGLFAVGIAAFIAARTGQAEDFYLLNIARNTGGALLCAGSVLIRRPVIGYAWRFISEIPPAWRESKPLVRAFSLISLVWALMFAIRAGVQIYLWSQHNADALGWASLAMGWPMFGACLLFTVWYGRRAIAAATESEPASVS; this is translated from the coding sequence GTGACCGACCACCGCGCCCGGCCGACCGGAGACCACACCGATCAGTCATCAGAGGCCGAGCAGCGCAGGGTCGAGGAGGCGCTCCCCGCGTCGCGAGCGGCGGACATCATCGCCGAGGAAGCGGCCGAGCTGGTCACGGGCGTTCCGCCGGGCGATCCCGCGCCACGCCGTCGCGTCGTCATCACCCCGCCGGGGGCGCCCGCGGAGGCGAAGGCCGACGACGGCACGAAGGACGACGAGCAGATCTCGATCGCCGACCAGGTCCGCGAGCAGCTCGGGGGTCTGCGCGGGCTGATCGAGAGCTCGCTGCCGGTCCTCGTGTTCGTCCTGGCCAACATGGCGACGTCGCTGAAGCCGGCGTTGTGGGCGGCGGTCGGGTCGGCGGCGCTGATCGCGGCGTACCGGCTGATCCGCAAGGACTCCGTGCGGCACGCGCTGAACGGGCTGTTCGCGGTCGGTATCGCGGCGTTCATCGCGGCGCGCACCGGGCAGGCCGAGGACTTCTACCTGCTCAACATCGCCCGCAACACCGGTGGCGCGCTGCTCTGCGCCGGGTCCGTGCTGATCCGGCGCCCGGTCATCGGGTACGCGTGGCGGTTCATCTCCGAGATCCCGCCGGCCTGGCGCGAGAGCAAGCCGCTCGTGCGGGCGTTCTCGCTGATCAGCCTGGTGTGGGCACTGATGTTCGCGATCCGCGCGGGCGTGCAGATCTACCTCTGGTCCCAGCACAACGCCGACGCGCTCGGCTGGGCGTCGCTGGCGATGGGCTGGCCGATGTTCGGCGCGTGCCTGCTGTTCACGGTCTGGTACGGCCGCCGGGCGATCGCCGCTGCGACCGAGTCGGAGCCGGCGTCAGTCTCCTGA
- a CDS encoding potassium channel family protein, whose product MRVAIAGAGNVGRSVANELVENGHQVLLIDRDPRQMRSHLVPEAEWILADACELASLDDAGLAGCDVVVAATGDDKVNLVVSLLAKTEFAVARVVARVNRAENEWLFTDQWGVDVSVSKPRLMAALVEEAVTVGDLVRLMTFRQGQANLVEITLAPDAPYVGRPLREVPLPSDAALVAILRGTRVLVPTPDDPLETGDELMFLCPPDAEDRIHAVVSGDGTSGD is encoded by the coding sequence ATGCGCGTCGCGATCGCGGGTGCGGGCAACGTCGGACGTTCGGTGGCCAACGAGCTGGTGGAGAACGGTCACCAGGTGCTGCTGATCGACCGGGACCCCCGCCAGATGCGCAGCCACCTGGTGCCGGAGGCCGAGTGGATCCTGGCCGACGCGTGCGAGCTCGCGTCCCTCGACGACGCCGGGCTGGCCGGGTGCGACGTCGTGGTCGCGGCCACCGGTGACGACAAGGTCAACCTGGTCGTGTCGCTGCTGGCCAAGACCGAGTTCGCGGTCGCCAGGGTCGTGGCGCGGGTCAACCGGGCCGAGAACGAGTGGCTGTTCACCGACCAGTGGGGCGTCGACGTCTCGGTCAGCAAGCCGCGGCTGATGGCCGCGCTGGTCGAGGAGGCCGTGACGGTCGGCGACCTGGTCCGGCTGATGACGTTCCGCCAGGGCCAGGCCAACCTGGTCGAGATCACGCTGGCCCCCGACGCGCCCTACGTCGGGCGTCCGCTGCGTGAGGTTCCGCTGCCGTCGGACGCGGCGCTGGTGGCGATCCTGCGGGGCACGCGCGTGCTGGTGCCCACGCCCGACGACCCGCTGGAGACCGGCGACGAGCTGATGTTCCTCTGCCCGCCCGACGCCGAGGACCGGATCCACGCGGTGGTCAGCGGCGACGGCACGTCAGGAGACTGA
- a CDS encoding response regulator has product MTRVLVVDDEPQLLRALRITLKARGYEVETAADGAAALEAAAHKHPELIVLDLGLPDLDGIEVIEGLRPWFTGPIVVLSARQDSDDKVLALDAGADDYVTKPFGMDELLARLRAALRRATPAPDSVVVATDAFTVDLAAKKVTAGGNDVRLTPTEWGMLEVLVRNPGRLVARKQLLREVWGPAYSDESNYLRVYIAQLRRKLEPDPAHPRYLITEAGMGYRFEP; this is encoded by the coding sequence ATGACCAGGGTCCTGGTGGTCGACGACGAACCGCAGCTGCTCCGGGCGCTGCGGATCACGCTGAAGGCGCGGGGCTACGAGGTCGAGACCGCCGCCGACGGTGCGGCCGCGCTCGAGGCCGCCGCGCACAAGCACCCGGAGCTGATCGTCCTCGACCTCGGCCTGCCCGACCTGGACGGCATCGAGGTCATCGAGGGGCTGCGGCCGTGGTTCACCGGGCCGATCGTCGTGCTCTCGGCCCGGCAGGACAGCGACGACAAGGTGCTCGCGCTGGACGCCGGTGCCGACGACTACGTCACCAAGCCGTTCGGGATGGACGAGTTGCTCGCGCGGCTGCGTGCGGCGTTGCGCCGGGCCACCCCGGCACCGGATTCAGTGGTGGTGGCCACCGACGCGTTCACGGTGGATCTCGCCGCGAAGAAGGTCACGGCGGGCGGGAACGACGTGCGGCTCACCCCCACCGAGTGGGGGATGCTCGAAGTGCTGGTGCGCAACCCCGGCCGGTTGGTGGCCCGCAAGCAGCTGCTGCGCGAGGTGTGGGGGCCGGCCTATTCCGACGAGAGCAACTATCTGCGCGTCTACATCGCGCAGCTGCGCCGCAAGCTCGAACCCGACCCGGCGCACCCCCGCTACCTGATCACCGAAGCCGGTATGGGCTACCGGTTCGAACCGTGA
- a CDS encoding ROK family transcriptional regulator — MTDQVSGVIALGGNQRRLADALRAMGPSTRADLAAATGLSRATVSTTLSDLADVGLVVEPGGTAPAGPAGGRPAAVVQLAPGAGVVAGVDIGRRHVNVAVADLAHTVIAERGERLAPDGEPTAEHTLDLAASLVVAAVEESGHRMADVIGVGLGLPAPVVSGTGLLGASNILPAWAGLAPSLELGRRLALPVHVENDANLGALSEHTWGAGRGSEALVYLKLGTGIGGGLVVGGRLFRGISGTAGEIGHLSLDAAGDVCRCGNRGCLELVAGGAALVSVLGRGRPEVRTLADVVRLVADGDAPCRRIVSDAGTAIGIALGGLVNLLNPDRVVVGGELAATGRVLLDPLRHALGRSAVPSAVDAVDVVQGTLGGRAEALGAVALVLREPSPAVP, encoded by the coding sequence ATGACTGACCAGGTGTCCGGTGTCATCGCGCTGGGCGGAAACCAACGCCGCCTCGCCGATGCCCTGCGGGCGATGGGACCGAGTACCCGAGCGGATCTGGCCGCGGCGACCGGTCTCTCCAGAGCCACCGTCTCGACTACGCTGAGTGATCTCGCGGACGTCGGCCTGGTCGTCGAACCCGGGGGCACCGCACCCGCCGGGCCCGCCGGTGGGCGGCCCGCGGCCGTCGTCCAGCTCGCGCCCGGAGCGGGCGTCGTCGCCGGGGTGGACATCGGGCGGCGGCACGTGAACGTCGCCGTCGCCGACCTCGCGCACACCGTCATCGCCGAGCGTGGCGAGCGACTCGCGCCCGACGGGGAACCCACCGCCGAGCACACGCTCGACCTCGCCGCGTCGCTCGTCGTCGCGGCGGTGGAGGAGTCCGGCCACCGCATGGCCGACGTCATCGGCGTCGGCCTCGGTCTGCCGGCTCCGGTCGTGAGCGGCACCGGGCTGCTCGGCGCGTCGAACATACTGCCCGCGTGGGCCGGGCTGGCCCCGTCACTCGAGCTCGGGCGGCGTCTCGCCCTCCCCGTCCACGTCGAGAACGACGCCAACCTGGGCGCGCTCTCCGAGCACACCTGGGGCGCCGGGCGTGGCAGCGAAGCACTCGTCTACCTGAAGCTCGGCACCGGGATCGGCGGCGGGCTCGTCGTCGGCGGCCGGTTGTTCCGCGGTATCTCCGGCACCGCCGGGGAGATCGGCCACCTGAGCCTGGACGCGGCCGGCGACGTGTGCCGGTGCGGCAACCGCGGCTGCCTCGAGCTGGTGGCCGGCGGGGCGGCGCTGGTCTCGGTGCTGGGACGCGGGCGACCGGAGGTGCGGACGCTGGCCGACGTCGTCCGGCTGGTCGCCGACGGTGACGCCCCGTGCCGGCGGATCGTCTCGGACGCCGGCACCGCGATCGGCATCGCGCTCGGCGGCCTGGTCAACCTGCTCAACCCGGACCGGGTCGTGGTGGGCGGCGAGCTGGCCGCCACCGGCCGCGTCCTGCTCGATCCGCTGCGCCACGCGCTGGGCCGCAGCGCGGTGCCGTCGGCCGTCGACGCGGTGGACGTGGTGCAGGGCACCCTGGGCGGGCGCGCCGAAGCCCTGGGCGCGGTGGCCCTGGTCCTGCGCGAACCCTCCCCCGCCGTCCCCTGA
- a CDS encoding APC family permease has protein sequence MPSPTSVFKRLVIGRALRSDKLAETLLPKRVALPVFASDALSSVAYAPAEILATLSAAGLATYHLSPWIGLAVVVVLLTVVASYRQNVHAYPSGGGDYEVVNTNLGPGFGLVVASALLVDYVLTVAVSVASGVQNLASAIPALDDHQMLVAVLLVALLTSLNLRGVRESGVAFAIPTYGFMVAIFGMVLWGLFRIFVSGDEVRAESAGFEFHGEETLAGIGLVFLLARAFSSGCAALTGVEAISNGVPAFRKPKSKNAATTLLMLGLISVAMMLCMIWLARLTGLQYVEDPATQLAGAPDGYVQKTVVAQLGETIFAGFTPGFYFVTFMTALILVLAANTAFNGFPVLASILAQDRYLPRQLHTRGDRLAFSNGIVFLAVAAGILLVAFDADPSALIHLYIVGVFVSFTLSQIGMVRHWNRLLRVERDPVTRRRMRRSQAINAFGLVMTGTVLIIVLATKFLQGAWIAIAAMAFIYLLMLGIRKHYNRVAEELRPTEERPILPSRNHAVVLVSTLHQPTLRALAYAKATRPDSLTAVTVNVDDQSTRTLQEEWDRRGITLPLTVVESPFREITRPILDFVHGLRRESPRDVVTVFIPEYVVGHWWEHLLHNQSALRLKGRLLFEPGVMVTSVPWQLSSTEGRDPDRADRVTGPGAVRRGLDRTGTP, from the coding sequence GTGCCGTCCCCGACGTCCGTGTTCAAGCGCCTCGTCATCGGACGGGCGCTCCGGAGCGACAAGCTCGCCGAAACCCTGTTGCCCAAGCGTGTCGCGCTGCCGGTCTTCGCGTCCGACGCCCTCTCGTCGGTCGCGTACGCCCCCGCCGAGATCCTCGCGACGCTGAGCGCGGCCGGCCTGGCCACCTACCACCTCTCGCCCTGGATCGGTCTGGCGGTCGTCGTCGTCCTGCTCACGGTCGTCGCGTCCTACCGGCAGAACGTGCACGCGTACCCGTCCGGCGGCGGTGACTACGAGGTGGTCAACACCAACCTCGGCCCCGGGTTCGGGCTCGTCGTGGCCAGCGCGCTGCTGGTGGACTACGTGCTGACGGTCGCGGTGTCGGTCGCCTCCGGGGTGCAGAACCTGGCGTCCGCGATCCCCGCGCTCGACGATCACCAGATGCTGGTGGCGGTGCTGCTGGTGGCTCTGCTGACCTCACTGAACCTGCGCGGGGTGCGGGAGTCGGGGGTGGCGTTCGCGATCCCGACCTACGGCTTCATGGTCGCGATCTTCGGCATGGTGCTCTGGGGCCTGTTCCGGATCTTCGTCTCCGGCGACGAGGTGCGGGCCGAGAGCGCCGGTTTCGAGTTCCACGGCGAGGAGACGCTGGCCGGCATCGGGCTGGTGTTCCTGCTGGCCCGGGCGTTCTCGTCCGGGTGCGCGGCGCTGACCGGGGTCGAGGCGATCAGCAACGGCGTGCCGGCGTTCCGCAAGCCCAAGAGCAAGAACGCGGCGACGACGCTGCTCATGCTCGGGCTGATCTCGGTCGCGATGATGCTCTGCATGATCTGGCTGGCCCGGCTGACCGGCCTGCAGTACGTCGAGGACCCGGCCACCCAGCTCGCCGGCGCGCCCGACGGGTACGTGCAGAAGACCGTGGTGGCCCAGCTCGGCGAGACGATCTTCGCCGGCTTCACGCCGGGCTTCTACTTCGTCACGTTCATGACCGCGCTGATCCTGGTGCTGGCGGCCAACACCGCGTTCAACGGCTTCCCGGTGCTGGCCTCGATCCTCGCGCAGGACCGGTACCTGCCCCGGCAGCTGCACACCCGCGGTGACCGGCTGGCGTTCAGCAACGGCATCGTGTTCCTCGCGGTGGCCGCCGGGATCCTGCTCGTCGCGTTCGACGCCGACCCCAGCGCGCTGATCCACCTCTACATCGTCGGGGTGTTCGTCTCGTTCACGCTCAGCCAGATCGGCATGGTGCGGCACTGGAACCGGCTGCTGCGGGTCGAGCGCGACCCGGTGACGCGCCGCCGGATGCGCCGCTCGCAGGCCATCAACGCGTTCGGCCTGGTCATGACCGGCACCGTGCTGATCATCGTGCTGGCCACCAAGTTCCTGCAGGGCGCCTGGATCGCGATCGCCGCGATGGCGTTCATCTACCTGCTGATGCTGGGGATCCGGAAGCACTACAACCGGGTGGCCGAGGAGCTGCGCCCCACCGAGGAGAGGCCGATCCTGCCCTCCCGCAACCACGCGGTCGTGCTGGTCTCGACGCTGCACCAGCCGACGCTGCGCGCGCTGGCGTACGCGAAGGCGACCCGGCCCGACTCGCTGACCGCGGTCACCGTGAACGTCGACGACCAGTCGACGCGCACGCTGCAGGAAGAGTGGGACCGGCGGGGCATCACGCTGCCGCTGACCGTGGTGGAATCGCCGTTCCGGGAGATCACCCGGCCGATCCTCGACTTCGTGCACGGGCTGCGCCGGGAGTCGCCGCGTGACGTGGTGACCGTGTTCATCCCCGAGTACGTCGTCGGGCACTGGTGGGAACACCTGTTGCACAACCAGAGCGCGTTGCGGCTCAAGGGCCGCCTGCTGTTCGAACCCGGAGTGATGGTGACGAGTGTGCCGTGGCAGTTGTCGTCGACCGAGGGCCGTGACCCGGACCGGGCGGACCGGGTGACCGGCCCCGGAGCGGTCCGGCGGGGTCTCGACCGCACGGGGACGCCGTGA
- a CDS encoding class I SAM-dependent RNA methyltransferase — MSWVGQSFEVDVEAFAHGGHCVGRHEGRVLFVRHALPGERVVAEVTEDRGGAFCRADAVSVVRASPDRVEPPCPYAHPGGCGGCDLQHVAPEAQRALKASVVREQLTRLGRVSGVDEIFGGVEELPGGALGWRTRVQFAVDPAGRAGLHPHRSREVLPVERCLIADPRIEALGVTDLPWPGLTAVEAVASGAGDDAVVLDVKPSGGRDHRRRPHGRSHGRPAPRRPVVVELPEELPESVAVLAASSPVRNTGRPAAEAVRGHRRVREVAAGRRWYVRADGFWQVHPEAPGALADAVLEALAPQPGESVLDLYAGAGLFAGVLGERVGPGGRVVAVEADKGACDDARRNLRDLANVEVVTARVDKALDGGLAGEHDLVVLDPPRSGAGAAVVREVAARTPRAVAYVACDPAAFARDVATFAEEGYVLTRVRAFDAFPMTHHVECVGTLVPAGG; from the coding sequence GTGAGCTGGGTCGGGCAGTCGTTCGAGGTGGACGTCGAGGCGTTCGCGCACGGCGGGCACTGCGTCGGGCGGCACGAGGGCCGGGTGCTGTTCGTCCGGCACGCGCTGCCGGGGGAGCGGGTCGTCGCCGAGGTGACCGAGGACCGCGGCGGGGCGTTCTGCCGGGCGGACGCGGTGTCGGTGGTGCGTGCCTCCCCGGATCGGGTCGAGCCGCCGTGCCCGTACGCGCACCCGGGCGGGTGCGGGGGGTGCGACCTGCAGCACGTGGCTCCGGAGGCGCAGCGCGCGCTGAAGGCCTCGGTCGTGCGCGAGCAGCTGACGCGGCTGGGCCGGGTGTCCGGGGTCGACGAGATCTTCGGCGGTGTCGAGGAACTGCCCGGCGGCGCGCTGGGCTGGCGGACGCGCGTGCAGTTCGCGGTGGACCCCGCCGGTCGGGCGGGGCTGCACCCGCACCGCTCCCGCGAGGTGCTGCCGGTGGAGCGCTGCCTGATCGCCGACCCGCGGATCGAGGCGCTCGGGGTCACCGACCTGCCGTGGCCGGGGCTGACCGCGGTGGAGGCGGTGGCGTCCGGCGCCGGCGACGACGCGGTGGTCCTCGACGTCAAGCCGTCGGGTGGGCGCGACCACCGGCGCCGGCCGCACGGCCGGTCACACGGCCGGCCCGCGCCGCGCCGTCCGGTCGTGGTCGAGCTGCCCGAGGAACTGCCCGAGTCGGTGGCGGTGCTGGCGGCGTCCTCGCCGGTGCGCAACACCGGCCGGCCGGCCGCCGAGGCGGTGCGTGGGCACCGCCGGGTGCGCGAGGTCGCCGCGGGGCGTCGGTGGTACGTGCGCGCCGACGGGTTCTGGCAGGTGCACCCGGAGGCACCGGGCGCGCTCGCCGACGCCGTCCTCGAAGCGCTGGCACCGCAGCCGGGCGAGTCGGTGCTCGACCTGTACGCCGGAGCCGGCCTCTTCGCCGGGGTGCTCGGCGAGCGGGTGGGGCCGGGCGGCCGGGTGGTGGCCGTCGAGGCCGACAAGGGCGCCTGCGACGACGCCCGCCGCAACCTCCGCGACCTGGCCAACGTCGAGGTCGTCACCGCGCGGGTCGACAAGGCGCTGGACGGCGGGCTGGCCGGCGAGCACGACCTGGTGGTGCTCGACCCGCCCCGGTCCGGAGCGGGCGCCGCGGTGGTGCGCGAGGTGGCGGCACGAACCCCCCGGGCCGTCGCCTACGTGGCGTGCGACCCGGCGGCGTTCGCCCGCGACGTCGCGACCTTCGCCGAGGAGGGGTACGTGCTCACCCGGGTGCGTGCGTTCGACGCGTTCCCGATGACCCACCACGTGGAGTGCGTCGGCACGCTCGTCCCCGCGGGCGGGTAG
- a CDS encoding ATP-binding protein, which yields MRGTLRVYLGAAPGVGKTFRMLEEGRRRAERGADVVIGFVETHGRSGTAAQIRDLEIVPRARVTYRGAGFEEMDLDAVLARRPEIVLVDELAHTKARGGKRWQDVEALLDAGIDVLSTVNVQHLESVNDVVQTITGVPQRETVPDAVVRAADQVELVDMAPEALRRRMAHGNIYQADKIDAALGNYFRVGNLTALRELALLWTADKVDDALREYRDEHEITSIWEARERIVVAVTGGPEGDTLIRRAARIAARSRRGDLLAVHVSRGDGLTGADPARVEKQRELVESLGGTFHAVVGDDVPAALLDFARGANATQLVLGTSRRPRWQRALSEGIGSRVTARSGPIDVHMVTHSEAAGRGRLPTLTGGLTTRRRLLGFGLAAAGLPLLTLLLKLVEPNLDLSSELLLYLGFTVAVALVGGGYPAVFAAAAGTLLVNWFFTAPVRTFTIAEFDNLVALVVFALVAMSVAGVVDLSARRRREAARAQAEAEMLSALSRGVLAGERALPALLTQVRDAFGQDSVTLQERVDGQWLTIDAAGEPIGPPGTDVPVTDTLHLVLRGRPLPASDRRVLAAFAAQAAVALRQARLSVRAAEATELAEGNRMRTALLAAVSHDLRTPLASIKAAISALRMTTVQLEPGDVDELHATIDESADQLAALIDNLLDMSRLQTGAVNPLHRATSVDEVVPRAVAGAPGVRIEVPETLPPVLADPGLLERALANLVSNAVRHGAGAPVVVRGSALGDRVELRVVDAGPGVAEPDRDRIFAPFQRLGDRPAGNGVGLGLAVARGFVEAMGGTLEPEDTPGGGLTMVISLEVAR from the coding sequence GTGCGGGGGACCCTGCGCGTCTACCTCGGGGCGGCACCGGGGGTCGGCAAGACGTTCCGCATGCTCGAGGAAGGGCGGCGGCGCGCCGAGCGTGGGGCCGACGTCGTCATCGGGTTCGTGGAGACCCACGGCCGTTCCGGGACCGCCGCCCAGATCCGGGACCTGGAGATCGTCCCGCGCGCCCGGGTCACCTATCGCGGCGCCGGCTTCGAGGAGATGGACCTCGACGCGGTCCTCGCCCGGCGCCCGGAGATCGTGCTGGTCGACGAGCTCGCCCACACCAAGGCCCGGGGCGGCAAGCGGTGGCAGGACGTCGAGGCGCTGCTCGACGCCGGTATCGACGTCCTGTCCACGGTCAACGTCCAGCACCTGGAATCGGTCAACGACGTCGTCCAGACGATCACCGGCGTTCCGCAGCGCGAGACCGTCCCGGACGCCGTCGTGCGCGCCGCCGACCAGGTCGAACTCGTCGACATGGCGCCCGAGGCCCTGCGCCGCCGAATGGCCCACGGCAACATCTACCAAGCCGACAAGATCGACGCCGCCCTCGGCAACTACTTCCGGGTCGGCAACCTCACCGCGCTGCGTGAGCTCGCGCTGCTCTGGACCGCGGACAAGGTCGACGACGCACTGCGTGAGTACCGCGACGAGCACGAGATCACGAGCATCTGGGAGGCGCGCGAGCGGATCGTCGTCGCGGTGACCGGTGGCCCCGAGGGCGACACGCTGATCCGCCGCGCCGCCCGGATCGCCGCCCGCAGCCGGCGCGGCGACCTGCTCGCGGTCCACGTCTCGCGCGGCGACGGGCTCACCGGCGCCGACCCGGCCCGGGTGGAGAAGCAGCGGGAGCTGGTCGAGTCGCTCGGCGGGACGTTCCACGCGGTGGTCGGCGACGACGTGCCGGCGGCGCTGCTGGACTTCGCCCGGGGCGCCAACGCGACCCAGTTGGTGCTCGGCACCAGCCGCCGTCCGCGCTGGCAGCGGGCGCTGTCGGAGGGCATCGGTTCCCGGGTGACCGCCAGGTCCGGGCCGATCGACGTGCACATGGTCACGCACTCCGAGGCCGCCGGCCGGGGCCGCCTGCCCACCCTCACCGGTGGCCTCACCACCCGGCGCCGGCTGCTCGGGTTCGGCCTGGCGGCGGCCGGGCTCCCGCTGCTCACGCTGCTGCTCAAGCTGGTCGAACCGAACCTGGACCTGTCCAGCGAGCTGCTGCTCTACCTGGGGTTCACGGTCGCGGTCGCGCTGGTCGGGGGCGGGTACCCGGCCGTGTTCGCGGCGGCGGCCGGAACGCTGCTGGTGAACTGGTTCTTCACCGCGCCGGTACGGACCTTCACGATCGCCGAGTTCGACAACCTCGTCGCGCTCGTGGTGTTCGCGCTGGTGGCGATGTCGGTGGCCGGGGTCGTCGACCTGTCGGCCCGGCGGCGGCGGGAGGCGGCGCGGGCGCAGGCGGAGGCGGAGATGCTCTCCGCGCTCAGCCGGGGTGTGCTCGCCGGCGAGCGGGCGCTGCCGGCCCTGCTCACCCAGGTCCGGGACGCGTTCGGGCAGGACTCGGTGACGCTGCAGGAGCGTGTCGACGGGCAGTGGCTGACGATCGACGCGGCCGGCGAACCCATCGGCCCTCCCGGCACCGACGTCCCGGTCACCGACACCCTCCACCTGGTGCTGCGTGGACGCCCGCTGCCGGCCTCCGACCGCCGGGTGCTGGCCGCGTTCGCCGCTCAGGCCGCGGTGGCGCTCCGGCAGGCCCGGCTGAGCGTCCGGGCCGCCGAGGCCACCGAGCTGGCCGAGGGCAACCGGATGCGTACCGCGCTGCTGGCCGCGGTGAGCCACGACCTGCGGACGCCGCTGGCGTCGATCAAGGCGGCGATCTCGGCGCTCCGGATGACGACCGTGCAACTCGAGCCCGGCGACGTCGACGAACTGCACGCGACGATCGACGAGTCGGCGGATCAGCTGGCCGCGCTCATCGACAACCTGCTCGACATGAGCCGGCTGCAGACCGGGGCGGTCAACCCGCTGCACCGCGCGACGAGCGTGGACGAGGTCGTGCCGAGGGCGGTGGCCGGAGCGCCGGGGGTGCGGATCGAGGTGCCGGAGACGCTGCCGCCGGTGCTCGCCGACCCCGGGTTGCTCGAGCGCGCGCTGGCGAACCTGGTGAGCAACGCGGTGCGCCACGGTGCCGGTGCGCCGGTGGTGGTCCGGGGGAGCGCGCTAGGGGACCGCGTCGAACTGCGTGTGGTCGACGCCGGCCCGGGCGTGGCCGAGCCGGACCGCGACCGGATCTTCGCGCCGTTCCAGCGGCTGGGGGACCGCCCGGCCGGGAACGGCGTCGGGCTCGGGCTGGCGGTGGCGCGGGGGTTCGTCGAGGCGATGGGCGGCACGCTGGAGCCGGAGGACACTCCCGGCGGAGGGTTGACGATGGTGATCTCGCTGGAGGTGGCCCGATGA
- a CDS encoding OB-fold nucleic acid binding domain-containing protein, whose translation MTDTLPRTHEESGLKRLFRRFTASDRELDAEALEEASVRSGAQKACDCPRGRVATVAGRLTSVRYTPRTNQPTLEAELFDGTGSVTLVFLGRRRIAGIEPGRSLSAEGRLALRDGRKVIFNPFYTLEPTTP comes from the coding sequence ATGACTGACACGCTGCCGCGGACCCACGAAGAATCGGGTCTGAAACGCCTGTTCCGTCGCTTCACCGCTTCCGACCGCGAACTCGACGCCGAGGCCCTCGAAGAGGCCAGCGTCCGGTCCGGAGCCCAGAAGGCCTGTGACTGCCCGCGAGGCCGGGTCGCCACCGTCGCCGGCCGCCTGACGTCGGTGCGGTACACGCCTCGCACCAACCAGCCGACGCTGGAGGCCGAGCTGTTCGACGGCACCGGCTCGGTCACGCTGGTGTTCCTGGGCCGGCGCCGCATCGCCGGGATCGAGCCCGGCCGCTCGTTGTCGGCCGAGGGGCGTCTGGCCCTGCGGGATGGTCGTAAAGTGATCTTCAACCCCTTCTACACGCTGGAGCCGACCACACCGTGA
- a CDS encoding potassium channel family protein: MHIVIMGCGRVGSTLAQSLEKRGHTVAVIDQNPDAFRRLGPNFAGSTVTGVGFERRTLEEAGIERADAFAAVSSGDNSNIISARLARETFGVQRVVARIYDPRRAAVYERLGIPTVATVRWTSDQVLRALTPESSVEVWRDPSGSIVMIEPPLHPGWLTQKISALEEATGFRVAYLTRFGVGHLCSNSTVIQEGDRIFILASEGQVEKVSAIAGSAPAESRGH, translated from the coding sequence GTGCACATCGTCATCATGGGCTGCGGTCGCGTGGGATCGACGCTCGCGCAGAGCCTGGAGAAGCGCGGGCACACCGTGGCCGTCATCGACCAGAACCCCGACGCGTTCCGCCGTCTCGGCCCGAACTTCGCCGGTTCGACGGTCACCGGGGTCGGGTTCGAGCGCCGCACGCTCGAGGAGGCCGGCATCGAGCGGGCCGACGCGTTCGCGGCGGTGAGCAGCGGCGACAACTCGAACATCATCTCCGCGCGTCTGGCCCGCGAGACGTTCGGCGTGCAGCGCGTGGTCGCGCGCATCTACGACCCCCGCCGCGCCGCGGTCTACGAGCGGCTCGGCATCCCCACCGTCGCCACCGTGCGCTGGACCTCCGACCAGGTGCTCCGCGCGCTCACGCCGGAGAGTTCGGTCGAGGTCTGGCGGGATCCCTCCGGCTCGATCGTCATGATCGAACCGCCGCTCCACCCGGGCTGGCTCACCCAGAAGATCTCCGCGCTGGAGGAGGCCACCGGCTTCCGCGTCGCCTACCTCACCCGGTTCGGCGTCGGGCACCTGTGCAGCAACTCGACGGTCATCCAGGAGGGCGACCGGATCTTCATCCTGGCGTCCGAGGGTCAGGTCGAGAAGGTCAGCGCGATCGCCGGGTCCGCCCCGGCCGAATCCAGGGGGCACTAG